From Scyliorhinus torazame isolate Kashiwa2021f chromosome 23, sScyTor2.1, whole genome shotgun sequence, the proteins below share one genomic window:
- the LOC140399575 gene encoding G-protein coupled receptor 84-like: MDPNSSFSNVTCHPAVVNYRYFGALLGILVTAVGTVGNVMTVLAFATDRRIRTRLNVLILNLTVADLIYCAFLQPVTTDTYVHFAWRQGATMCRVFGLVLFLANSVSIFSLILIAMSRYVLISDTRRFGRVFSRHTMPFFVALSWLLGLALIGPLWNIYVFLPSVCTCSFHRERGRPYTTILTIFMFGLGLGCIGIFYFLIHREVKAVDQALKGHRLEAEGGGRIPNAAHASAADSGIADGPSVNSLSGEAAARSTDATNADVAAPSGEIAPQGGECATSSSQSKRSSSGEFQKVTRMCFAMFLVYVTCYFPFCFLHVVDGKKRAPVLVHMVAANFTWLNSCINPILYAIMNRQFKDAYWGVFRKAAKLFTRPGRQ; the protein is encoded by the coding sequence ATGGATCCTAACTCCTCCTTCAGCAACGTGACCTGCCACCCGGCTGTCGTCAACTACCGCTACTTTGGCGCCCTGCTGGGGATCCTGGTGACGGCCGTGGGGACCGTGGGCAACGTCATGACCGTGCTGGCCTTCGCCACGGACAGGAGGATCCGCACCCGCCTCAACGTGCTCATCCTCAACCTGACGGTGGCCGACCTCATCTACTGCGCCTTCCTCCAGCCGGTGACGACCGACACCTACGTCCACTTCGCTTGGCGGCAGGGCGCGACCATGTGCCGGGTCTTCGGCCTGGTCCTCTTTCTGGCTAACTCCGTCTCCATCTTCAGCCTGATCCTTATCGCCATGAGCCGTTACGTCCTCATCTCGGACACCCGTAGGTTTGGCCGGGTCTTCTCCCGCCACACGATGCCCTTCTTCGTCGCCCTTAGCTGGCTGTTGGGCCTGGCACTCATCGGGCCCCTCTGGAATATCTATGTCTTCCTTCCGTCCGTCTGCACGTGTAGCTTCCACCGGGAGCGCGGGAGGCCCTACACCACCATCCTCACCATTTTCATGTTTGGCCTGGGCCTGGGCTGCATCGGGATCTTCTATTTTCTCATCCATCGTGAGGTGAAGGCGGTGGATCAGGCTCTGAAGGGTCATCGATTAGAGGCCGAAGGGGGCGGTAGGATTCCCAATGCGGCCCATGCCTccgccgccgacagcgggatcgcTGACGGACCCAGCGTCAATTCCTTGTCCGGGGAGGCGGCCGCGCGGTCGACAGATGCCACCAACGCCGATGTCGCGGCCCCCAGCGGCGAAATTGCTCCCCAGGGCGGGGAGTGCGCGACCTCTAGCTCCCAGtccaagaggagcagcagtggcgaatttcagaaggTCACCCGCATGTGCTTCGCCATGTTCCTCGTCTACGTGACCTGCTACTTCCCCTTCTGCTTCCTGCATGTGGTGGACGGGAAGAAGCGGGCCCCCGTACTCGTGCACATGGTGGCCGCCAACTTCACCTGGTTGAATAGTTGCATCAACCCCATACTCTACGCCATAATGAACCGGCAGTTCAAGGACGCCTACTGGGGGGTCTTCCGCAAGGCTGCTAAACTATTCACCCGCCCGGGGAGGCAGTAG